A portion of the Pseudomonas protegens CHA0 genome contains these proteins:
- a CDS encoding ATP-binding protein yields the protein MNLLSARRWADLPLRGKALVVISLPLVILLLSLVLIYSTERQTARAEEDVRRVLLVQGDIQAVHTLLAEAAASVRGYLLTRREDFLPAYLQARPQIEAALQRLDQNVQDPRMRDYLQTITPLIRTKLDGLVALRNGSRDDAATVTAILIDNKQVLDVLREQISAMRVREDALLAERSAAAAATRMRLLFATLLAAGCGLFGAIVAVLLLSRGIVTRVQQVQGNAQRLALGQPLRPQAPEQDEIGQLGTRLVEAGQLLAERERALRDNEERLRLIIDGVKDYGIFALDTAGRVTTWNVGAERIKGYSEQEIIGRHFSLFYLPEECPQHPDMALREATAHGHYMEEAWRCRKDGSRFWASVVITAQYDASGALRGFSKITRDITDRRAAEIALGTAREEAESASRAKSEFLSRMSHELRTPLNAILGFAQLLDMDSNAGQRPQVGHILRAGQHLLGLINEVLDIARIEAGRLPLNVEPMALAAVLHEALTLVSPMAADAGITLAPLPELAADSGVIADRQRLIQVLLNLLSNAIKYNRAGGRVSIDVAIEASRLRLSVLDTGAGITAERLERLFKPFERLDADPRVEGTGLGLALSRSLLEMMDGSLGVQSTPGSGSCFTLELPFVRLAAAAAVAPCNAPALNVPAPQPASRYQGKVLCIEDNLQSLALIETLLQRRPGIQLLSSMQGQMGLDLARQHAPQMILLDVSLPDLPGLDVLQRLRASSATADTPILMITADASEPTRRALLDAGATAILTKPIHIPVFFAHLDACLPELP from the coding sequence GTGAACCTGCTCAGCGCCCGGCGCTGGGCCGACCTGCCGCTGCGGGGCAAGGCGCTGGTGGTGATCTCCCTGCCACTGGTGATCCTGCTGCTGTCGCTGGTGCTGATCTACAGCACCGAGCGCCAGACCGCCCGCGCCGAGGAGGACGTGCGCCGGGTGCTGCTGGTGCAGGGCGATATCCAGGCGGTGCACACCCTCCTGGCCGAGGCCGCCGCCAGCGTGCGTGGCTACCTGCTGACCCGGCGCGAGGACTTTTTGCCCGCCTACCTCCAGGCCCGGCCGCAGATCGAGGCCGCGTTGCAACGCCTGGACCAGAATGTCCAGGACCCACGCATGCGCGACTACCTGCAGACCATCACCCCGCTGATCCGCACCAAGCTCGACGGCCTGGTGGCCCTGCGCAACGGCAGCCGCGACGACGCCGCCACGGTGACCGCGATCCTGATCGACAACAAGCAGGTGCTGGACGTGCTGCGCGAGCAGATCAGCGCCATGCGCGTGCGCGAGGATGCGCTGCTGGCCGAACGTAGCGCAGCCGCCGCGGCAACCCGCATGCGCCTGCTGTTCGCCACCTTGCTGGCCGCCGGCTGCGGGCTGTTCGGCGCCATCGTCGCGGTGCTGTTGCTGTCCCGGGGCATCGTCACCCGGGTGCAGCAGGTACAGGGCAATGCCCAGCGCCTGGCCCTGGGCCAGCCGCTGCGCCCGCAAGCGCCGGAACAGGATGAAATCGGCCAGCTGGGCACGCGCCTGGTGGAGGCCGGGCAACTGCTGGCCGAGCGCGAACGGGCCCTGCGCGACAACGAGGAACGCCTGCGGCTGATCATCGACGGGGTCAAGGACTACGGGATCTTCGCCCTGGACACCGCAGGCCGGGTTACCACCTGGAACGTCGGCGCGGAACGGATCAAGGGCTACAGCGAGCAGGAAATCATCGGCCGGCATTTTTCCCTGTTCTACCTGCCCGAAGAGTGCCCCCAGCACCCGGACATGGCCCTGCGCGAGGCCACCGCCCACGGCCACTACATGGAAGAGGCCTGGCGCTGTCGCAAGGACGGCAGCCGCTTCTGGGCCAGCGTGGTGATCACCGCGCAGTACGACGCCAGCGGCGCCCTGCGCGGTTTTTCCAAGATCACCCGGGACATCACCGATCGCCGTGCCGCGGAAATCGCCCTGGGCACCGCCCGCGAGGAAGCGGAAAGCGCCAGCCGCGCCAAGAGCGAATTCCTCTCGCGCATGAGCCACGAACTGCGCACGCCGCTCAACGCCATCCTCGGCTTCGCCCAACTGCTGGACATGGATTCCAATGCCGGCCAGCGGCCCCAGGTCGGGCATATCCTGCGGGCCGGGCAGCACCTGCTGGGGCTGATCAACGAGGTGCTGGACATTGCCCGTATCGAGGCCGGGCGCCTGCCGCTGAACGTCGAGCCCATGGCCCTGGCGGCGGTGCTGCACGAAGCCCTGACCCTGGTGTCACCCATGGCCGCGGACGCCGGCATCACCCTGGCGCCGCTGCCGGAACTGGCGGCGGACAGCGGCGTGATCGCCGACCGCCAGCGCCTGATCCAGGTGCTGCTCAACCTGCTGTCCAACGCCATCAAGTACAACCGCGCGGGTGGCCGGGTCAGCATCGACGTGGCGATCGAGGCATCGCGCCTGCGCCTGAGCGTGCTCGACACCGGCGCCGGCATCACCGCCGAGCGCCTGGAGCGCCTGTTCAAGCCCTTCGAACGCCTGGACGCCGACCCCAGGGTCGAAGGCACCGGCCTGGGGCTGGCCCTGAGCAGGAGCCTGCTGGAAATGATGGACGGCAGCCTGGGCGTACAGAGCACCCCGGGCAGCGGCAGTTGCTTCACCCTGGAGCTGCCCTTCGTGCGCCTGGCCGCTGCAGCTGCCGTGGCGCCCTGCAACGCCCCGGCGCTGAACGTGCCGGCGCCACAGCCCGCAAGCCGCTACCAGGGCAAGGTGCTGTGCATCGAAGACAACCTGCAAAGCCTGGCGCTGATCGAAACCCTGCTGCAACGGCGCCCGGGCATCCAGCTGCTGTCGAGCATGCAAGGCCAGATGGGCCTGGACCTGGCCCGCCAGCACGCGCCGCAGATGATCCTGCTGGACGTCAGCCTGCCGGACCTGCCCGGCCTGGACGTGCTGCAACGCCTGCGGGCCTCCAGCGCCACGGCCGACACTCCGATCCTGATGATCACCGCCGACGCCAGCGAACCGACCCGGCGCGCCCTGCTCGACGCCGGGGCCACGGCGATCCTGACCAAGCCCATCCACATCCCGGTGTTCTTCGCCCACCTCGATGCCTGTCTCCCGGAGCTCCCATGA
- a CDS encoding response regulator yields MTADLRILIIDDQRPNLDLMEQLLAREGLHNVLSSTQPLRSLELFNSFEPDLVILDLHMPEFDGFAVLEQLNRRIPANDYLPILVLTADATRDTRLRALALGARDFISKPLDALETLLRIWNLLETRALYKTLRTLVPPERIELLRPPRT; encoded by the coding sequence ATGACTGCCGATCTGCGCATCCTCATCATCGATGACCAGCGCCCCAACCTCGACCTGATGGAACAGCTGCTGGCCCGCGAAGGGCTGCACAACGTCCTCAGCAGCACCCAGCCGCTGCGCAGCCTGGAGCTGTTCAACAGCTTCGAGCCGGACCTGGTGATCCTCGACCTGCACATGCCCGAGTTCGATGGCTTTGCGGTACTGGAACAGCTCAACCGACGGATCCCGGCCAACGACTACCTGCCGATCCTGGTACTCACCGCCGACGCCACCCGCGACACCCGCCTGCGGGCGCTGGCCCTGGGCGCCCGGGACTTCATCAGCAAGCCCCTGGATGCCCTGGAAACCCTGCTGCGGATCTGGAACCTGCTGGAGACCCGGGCCCTGTACAAGACCCTGCGCACCCTGGTGCCGCCGGAGCGCATCGAACTGCTGCGCCCACCAAGAACCTGA
- a CDS encoding AraC family transcriptional regulator, producing MPPKGHEKIVRRSIPGLPSLPRPVYGRTESLPNRALTRRHSHPWVQLSYAIAGVLEIQTSGGRFIAPPQRAVWIPAGVPHRVFSSPRTEMRSLYLDCSVTTWAAPDSCQVLAVSSLLRELIRAFSELPVEYVEDSADGRLAQVLLDQLAAAPQLDLMLPLPHDVRLRAIYRSLQAHPEQATTLGQWSQKLGVTEKTLSRLFLKDTGLTFRAWRQRLRLLGALTPLEQGERVTDVALACGYDSTSAFIAAFRQQFDATPGEFFRDL from the coding sequence ATGCCGCCTAAAGGACATGAAAAGATCGTCCGGCGCAGTATTCCCGGTTTGCCCAGCCTGCCGCGGCCGGTGTACGGGCGCACCGAATCCTTGCCCAATCGCGCCTTGACCCGGCGTCACAGCCACCCGTGGGTGCAATTGTCCTACGCCATTGCCGGGGTGCTGGAGATCCAGACCAGCGGCGGGCGCTTTATCGCCCCGCCGCAACGGGCAGTGTGGATTCCCGCCGGGGTGCCGCACCGGGTGTTCAGCTCGCCGCGCACCGAGATGCGCAGCCTGTACCTCGATTGCAGCGTTACCACCTGGGCGGCGCCGGACAGCTGCCAGGTGCTGGCGGTCAGCAGCCTGCTGCGGGAGTTGATCCGCGCCTTCAGTGAATTGCCGGTGGAATATGTCGAGGACAGCGCCGACGGGCGCCTGGCCCAGGTGCTGCTGGACCAGTTGGCCGCCGCGCCGCAGTTGGACCTGATGCTGCCGCTGCCCCACGACGTGCGCCTGCGGGCGATCTACCGCAGCCTGCAGGCGCACCCGGAGCAGGCCACGACGCTGGGCCAGTGGAGCCAGAAGCTCGGGGTGACGGAGAAGACCCTCAGCCGCCTGTTCCTCAAGGACACCGGGCTGACCTTCCGTGCCTGGCGCCAGCGCCTGCGCCTGCTGGGCGCCCTGACTCCCCTGGAGCAGGGCGAGCGGGTCACTGATGTGGCGCTGGCCTGTGGTTATGACTCGACCTCGGCATTTATCGCCGCCTTTCGCCAGCAGTTCGACGCCACCCCGGGGGAGTTCTTCCGCGACCTCTGA
- a CDS encoding bile acid:sodium symporter family protein: MTRSRLLPDNFTLTLIGVVLLASFLPASGQVAIGFGWLTNIAIGLLFFLHGAKLSREAIIAGAGHWRLHLLVFSLTFILFPVLGLALKPLLSPLVGNDLYMGMLYLCALPATVQSAIAFTSLARGNIPAAICSAAASSLFGIFLTPLLVTLLLNVHGEGGSTLDAILKISVQLLLPFIAGQIARRWIGAWVGRNKNWLRFVDQGSILLVVYGAFSEAVNEGIWHQIPLWELAGLVVACCVLLALVLLASSFLGKLFGFDQEDRITILFCGSKKSLATGVPMAQVLFAGSTMGVLILPLMLFHQIQLMVCAVLAQRYAKRPESVAELMGQVDP; encoded by the coding sequence ATGACTCGCTCGCGTCTTTTGCCCGACAACTTCACCCTGACCCTGATCGGCGTGGTGCTGCTGGCCAGTTTCCTTCCGGCCAGCGGCCAGGTGGCCATAGGTTTCGGCTGGCTGACCAACATCGCCATCGGCCTGCTGTTCTTCCTCCACGGCGCCAAGCTCTCGCGCGAGGCGATCATTGCAGGGGCCGGCCACTGGCGCCTGCACCTGCTGGTGTTCAGCCTGACCTTCATCCTCTTTCCCGTGTTGGGCCTGGCGCTCAAGCCGCTGCTGTCACCGCTGGTGGGCAACGACCTGTACATGGGCATGCTGTATCTGTGCGCCCTGCCGGCCACGGTGCAATCGGCGATCGCCTTCACCTCCCTGGCCCGGGGCAATATCCCGGCGGCCATCTGCAGCGCCGCGGCGTCGAGCCTGTTCGGGATCTTCCTCACCCCGCTCTTGGTGACCCTGCTGCTGAACGTGCACGGCGAAGGCGGCTCGACCCTGGACGCCATCCTCAAGATCAGCGTGCAGTTGCTGCTGCCCTTTATCGCCGGGCAGATCGCTCGACGCTGGATCGGCGCCTGGGTCGGGCGCAACAAGAACTGGCTGCGCTTCGTCGACCAGGGCTCGATCCTGCTGGTGGTCTACGGCGCCTTCAGCGAAGCGGTGAACGAAGGCATCTGGCACCAGATCCCGCTGTGGGAACTGGCCGGCCTGGTGGTGGCCTGCTGCGTCCTCCTGGCGCTGGTGCTGCTGGCGTCGAGCTTTCTCGGCAAGCTGTTCGGCTTCGACCAGGAAGACCGCATCACCATCCTCTTCTGCGGCTCGAAAAAGAGCCTGGCCACCGGCGTGCCCATGGCCCAGGTGCTGTTTGCCGGCAGCACCATGGGCGTGCTGATTCTGCCCCTGATGCTGTTCCACCAGATCCAGCTGATGGTCTGCGCGGTGCTGGCCCAGCGCTACGCCAAGCGCCCGGAATCGGTGGCCGAGCTGATGGGCCAGGTCGACCCGTAG
- a CDS encoding CPBP family intramembrane glutamic endopeptidase codes for MQAPPESGSRRSTIVALCRPRLSRIHGVTVTHLFSPPGVCAPERSTYRFFPRVGLFILATLLYILAGIPGILLVPPQMQTYLIFISTQGLGMLLLLGLFWLQYRQHFSAAWRGRVIRHPLGIGAACMVAAYVLCGVAILMLGSPEEAFMAELLAGLNGWQTLIKIASLMVLPPIVEELFFRHYLLRLFPYENSQVWKWIAVIVSAAIFAGLHTQYGNGTTMALIFASGCIFAVARIVSGGLLVPILLHSMAEVLGMSLDTLFRMAGLFG; via the coding sequence TTGCAAGCGCCACCTGAAAGCGGTTCCCGGCGGTCGACGATAGTGGCACTATGCCGCCCCCGTTTATCCCGCATTCATGGAGTGACTGTGACTCATCTGTTTTCCCCGCCTGGGGTCTGCGCCCCTGAGCGTTCTACCTACCGGTTCTTTCCCAGGGTCGGCCTGTTTATTCTGGCCACCCTGTTATACATCCTGGCGGGAATACCCGGCATCCTGCTGGTGCCGCCACAGATGCAAACCTATCTGATATTCATCAGCACCCAGGGCCTGGGCATGCTGCTCTTGCTCGGCCTGTTCTGGCTGCAGTACCGCCAGCATTTCAGCGCCGCCTGGCGCGGACGGGTAATACGCCATCCTCTGGGCATAGGCGCTGCATGCATGGTGGCCGCCTATGTGCTGTGCGGGGTCGCCATCCTCATGCTCGGATCTCCTGAAGAGGCGTTCATGGCCGAATTGCTGGCGGGCCTGAACGGCTGGCAAACCCTGATCAAGATCGCCTCACTGATGGTGCTGCCCCCCATCGTTGAGGAGTTGTTTTTCCGCCATTACCTGCTGCGCCTGTTTCCGTATGAAAACAGCCAAGTCTGGAAATGGATCGCCGTTATCGTCAGTGCGGCCATCTTCGCCGGGCTTCACACCCAGTACGGCAACGGCACGACAATGGCCCTGATCTTTGCCAGTGGCTGCATTTTCGCGGTCGCCAGAATAGTCAGTGGCGGCCTTCTGGTTCCGATCCTCCTGCATTCAATGGCCGAGGTTCTCGGGATGTCCCTGGACACGCTGTTCAGAATGGCAGGGCTGTTCGGCTGA
- a CDS encoding LysE family translocator, with amino-acid sequence MSITENLLAFTLAATLLTLTPGLDTALVLRTATVEGRRQALRAALGINAGCLIWGAAVAFGLGALIAVSELAFNLLKYCGAAYLAWLGLNMLLRPRHSFAPTGANSDPGTNWFLKGMLGNVLNPKVGVFYVSFLPQFIPQGQPLVAWTFGLVSIHVVLGLGWSLLLIAATRPLAGVLQREKVIQWMDRTTGMIFVLFAARLALSRR; translated from the coding sequence ATGTCCATCACTGAGAATCTCCTGGCCTTCACCCTGGCCGCCACGCTGCTGACCTTGACCCCGGGCCTGGACACCGCCCTGGTGCTGCGCACCGCCACGGTGGAAGGCCGGCGGCAGGCGCTGCGCGCGGCGTTGGGCATCAATGCCGGCTGCCTGATCTGGGGCGCGGCTGTGGCCTTCGGCCTGGGGGCCTTGATAGCGGTGTCGGAACTGGCCTTCAACCTGTTGAAGTACTGCGGCGCCGCCTACCTCGCCTGGCTGGGACTGAACATGCTGCTGCGCCCGCGCCACTCGTTTGCTCCCACAGGCGCGAACAGCGACCCCGGCACCAACTGGTTTCTCAAGGGCATGCTGGGCAATGTGCTCAACCCCAAGGTGGGAGTGTTCTACGTGTCCTTTCTGCCGCAGTTCATTCCCCAGGGCCAGCCGTTGGTGGCCTGGACCTTCGGCCTGGTGAGCATTCACGTGGTGCTGGGGCTGGGCTGGTCGCTACTGCTGATCGCCGCCACCCGGCCCCTGGCCGGTGTGCTGCAGCGGGAAAAGGTGATCCAGTGGATGGACCGCACCACAGGGATGATCTTCGTACTGTTTGCCGCTCGATTGGCCTTGAGCAGGCGCTGA
- the ptrR gene encoding putrescine utilization regulator PtrR: MDLVQLEIFKAVAEQGSISAAAQLIHRVPSNLTTRIKQLEQDLGVELFIREKSRMRLSPAGWNFLDYARRILDLVAEARLTVAGEEPQGPFALGSLESTAAVRIPALLAAYNQQYAKVELDLSTGPSGTMIDGVLSGRLVAAFVDGPVRHPALEGLPVFEEEMVLIAPLGHAPITRAREVNGESIYAFRANCSYRHHFESWFTQDAAVPGKIHEMESYHGMLACVSAGAGLALMPRSMLESMPGCATVSVWPLSPRFRFLRTWLVWRRGTVSQSLSSFVKLLEARGVVLAEG, encoded by the coding sequence GTGGATCTGGTCCAGCTGGAAATTTTCAAGGCCGTTGCCGAGCAGGGCAGCATCAGCGCCGCCGCGCAACTGATCCACCGGGTGCCGTCGAACCTGACCACCAGGATCAAGCAACTGGAGCAGGACCTGGGGGTGGAGCTGTTTATCCGCGAGAAGAGCCGCATGCGCCTGTCCCCCGCCGGCTGGAATTTCCTCGACTACGCCCGGCGCATTCTCGACCTGGTGGCCGAGGCGCGTCTGACCGTGGCCGGCGAGGAGCCTCAGGGACCGTTCGCCCTGGGCTCGCTGGAAAGCACGGCGGCGGTACGCATCCCGGCGCTGCTCGCGGCCTACAACCAGCAGTACGCCAAGGTGGAACTGGACCTGTCCACCGGACCCTCCGGGACCATGATCGACGGCGTGCTGTCCGGCCGCCTGGTGGCCGCCTTCGTCGACGGCCCGGTGCGCCACCCGGCTCTGGAAGGGCTGCCGGTGTTCGAGGAGGAAATGGTGCTGATCGCCCCGCTGGGGCATGCGCCGATTACCCGGGCGCGGGAGGTCAACGGCGAAAGCATCTATGCCTTTCGCGCCAACTGCTCCTACCGTCATCACTTTGAAAGCTGGTTCACCCAGGACGCCGCGGTGCCGGGCAAGATCCATGAAATGGAGTCCTACCACGGCATGCTGGCCTGCGTCAGCGCCGGCGCCGGGCTGGCGCTGATGCCCCGCAGCATGTTGGAAAGCATGCCCGGCTGCGCCACGGTCAGCGTCTGGCCGTTGTCCCCGCGTTTTCGCTTCCTGCGCACCTGGCTGGTCTGGCGGCGCGGCACCGTGTCGCAAAGCCTGAGCAGTTTCGTGAAGCTGCTGGAAGCGCGGGGCGTGGTGCTGGCCGAGGGGTGA
- a CDS encoding aldehyde dehydrogenase family protein translates to MSLVSSHTHALSINPATGEQIGAYPYQSEAEQDAALSRAAAGFAQWKRQSIAERASRLNALAQALRDNSEAMARMISLEMGKPLPQARGEIEKCAQLCLWYAEHGPAMLAPEATLVENDKARIEYRPLGPLLAVMPWNFPIWQVLRGAVPALLAGNTYVLKHAPNVMGSAYLLLDAMQRAGFPEGVFELLNVTPDGVSSAIADRRIAAVTLTGSVRAGIAIGAQAGAALKKCVLELGGSDPFIVLNDADLDQAVKAAVIGRYQNTGQVCAAAKRLIIEQGVVAEFTRKFVEATRALVMGDPLASDTYIGPMARFDLRDELHQQVQATLAEGATLLLGGDKVEGAGNYYQPTVLANVTEQMTAFKQELFGPVAAIISARDAQHALELANDSEFGLTATIFTQDLERARQMTDELETGGVFINGYSASDPRVTFGGVKKSGFGRELSHFGVREFCNAQTVWLDRR, encoded by the coding sequence ATGAGCCTTGTTTCCAGCCACACCCACGCCTTGTCGATCAACCCCGCCACTGGCGAGCAGATCGGCGCCTACCCCTACCAGTCCGAGGCTGAGCAGGACGCCGCGCTGAGCCGTGCCGCCGCTGGTTTCGCCCAGTGGAAACGCCAGAGCATCGCCGAGCGCGCCAGCCGCCTGAACGCACTGGCCCAGGCCCTGCGGGACAACAGCGAGGCCATGGCCCGCATGATCAGCCTGGAAATGGGCAAGCCCCTGCCCCAGGCCCGCGGTGAAATCGAGAAGTGCGCCCAGCTGTGCCTGTGGTACGCCGAGCACGGCCCAGCCATGCTGGCCCCGGAAGCAACCCTGGTGGAGAACGACAAGGCGCGCATCGAGTACCGGCCCCTGGGCCCGCTCCTGGCGGTGATGCCGTGGAACTTCCCGATCTGGCAGGTGCTGCGCGGCGCGGTGCCGGCGCTGCTGGCGGGCAACACCTACGTGCTCAAGCACGCCCCGAATGTCATGGGCAGCGCCTACCTGCTGCTGGACGCCATGCAGCGCGCCGGTTTCCCTGAAGGGGTGTTCGAGCTGCTCAACGTCACCCCGGACGGCGTATCCAGCGCCATCGCCGACCGCCGCATCGCCGCTGTGACCCTCACCGGCAGCGTGCGCGCCGGCATCGCCATCGGCGCCCAGGCCGGCGCCGCGCTGAAGAAATGCGTGCTGGAACTGGGCGGCTCCGACCCCTTTATCGTGCTCAACGACGCCGACCTGGACCAAGCGGTCAAGGCCGCGGTGATCGGCCGCTACCAGAACACCGGCCAGGTCTGCGCCGCCGCCAAGCGCCTGATCATCGAGCAAGGGGTGGTCGCGGAGTTCACCCGCAAATTCGTCGAAGCCACCCGCGCCCTGGTCATGGGCGACCCGCTGGCCAGCGACACCTACATCGGCCCCATGGCCCGCTTCGACCTGCGTGACGAGCTGCACCAGCAGGTCCAGGCGACCCTGGCCGAAGGCGCCACCCTGCTGCTGGGCGGCGACAAGGTCGAAGGCGCCGGCAACTATTACCAACCCACGGTGCTGGCCAACGTCACCGAGCAGATGACCGCCTTCAAGCAGGAACTGTTCGGCCCGGTGGCCGCCATCATCAGCGCCCGGGATGCGCAACACGCCCTGGAACTGGCCAACGACAGCGAGTTCGGCCTCACCGCCACGATCTTCACCCAGGACCTGGAACGGGCCCGGCAGATGACCGACGAGCTGGAAACCGGCGGCGTGTTCATCAACGGCTATAGCGCCAGCGACCCCCGGGTGACCTTCGGCGGAGTGAAAAAAAGCGGCTTCGGGCGCGAGCTGTCGCACTTTGGCGTACGCGAATTCTGCAATGCGCAGACGGTGTGGCTGGATCGCCGTTGA
- a CDS encoding Arc family DNA-binding protein encodes MCSSLQKFIVRLPGDLHNQLKHIAKRENRSMNNEIVDRLEKSLVVDETREMNEKLISLLLRKVDSMEERIKCLQMGHPEPEQDCPPPCYART; translated from the coding sequence ATGTGCTCCTCCCTGCAAAAGTTCATCGTTCGTCTTCCAGGCGACCTGCACAACCAGCTCAAACACATTGCCAAACGAGAAAACCGCAGCATGAACAATGAAATCGTCGACCGCCTGGAAAAGTCCCTGGTCGTCGATGAAACCCGTGAGATGAATGAGAAACTCATCAGCCTGCTGCTGCGCAAGGTCGATTCCATGGAGGAGCGGATCAAGTGCCTGCAGATGGGCCACCCGGAGCCCGAGCAGGATTGCCCACCGCCGTGTTACGCAAGGACTTGA
- a CDS encoding TonB-dependent siderophore receptor, producing the protein MSRIHPTAPARTCSSALPLNRLTLGLLLAGSSAVANAAGTQLPTQTVSGEEPYGYRVDSASVGGFSEAPLLDTPASISVINEDMILDQQARLLSDVLKNDASVGQSYAPVGYYENFEVRGFSLNAASSYKINNRTITGEQNVALENKQRVELLKGLSGLQSGVSEPGGLINYVTKRPTDIRSVTVSTDDRGSGYLATDVGGWFGSEQQFGLRANLAHEDLHSYVEHTNGQRDFASLALDWNISPDALLQLDIEYQNKQQRSAPGYQLLGGSSLPHHASPKKLLGHQSGSKPVTNESLNIGGNFEYRFNDDWKGNLSASRSKVVIDDYSSFAWGGCTTGCINANGNYFSPEGNYDIYDFRSPDDTRRNDEVQAVLNGRFDAAGLGHELSVGTSAFRRVVNKREAINESFGSGNINNEPEDHPRSTEDLRDSHKRLDSRQYGLFLSDRISFNEQWQTVLGGREVRLDEESFDKDGVRDRHTQRYVFLPQAALIYKPINNISLYTQYSKGLSLGGQAPWFASNNGETLAPTVSRQIETGIKYDWQRMSFTAALFQMRQAYQYSRPDAAGGFTYVQQGQQKNTGLELSANGWATQRLQIAASVAAIRSRVEGTGTPAYEGHQTLNVPRLRASLQGDYALPWLDGLALLGGMQYSGSQYADRQGNVATGAYAIFNIGSRYSTRIDGYDTVFRLTVDNLFDKRYWRDTGEYMGDDYLFQGAPLTARLSASVNF; encoded by the coding sequence ATGAGCCGGATTCACCCGACTGCCCCCGCGCGCACCTGCAGCTCAGCTTTGCCCCTCAACCGCCTGACCCTGGGCCTGCTGCTGGCCGGCAGCAGCGCCGTGGCCAACGCCGCGGGCACCCAGTTGCCGACCCAGACGGTCAGCGGCGAAGAGCCCTACGGCTATCGCGTCGACAGCGCCTCGGTGGGTGGTTTCAGCGAAGCGCCCTTGCTGGATACCCCGGCCTCCATCAGCGTGATCAATGAAGACATGATCCTCGACCAGCAGGCCCGACTGCTCAGCGACGTGCTGAAGAACGATGCCTCGGTGGGCCAGAGCTACGCGCCGGTGGGCTACTACGAAAACTTCGAAGTGCGCGGCTTCTCGCTGAATGCCGCCAGCAGCTACAAGATCAACAACCGCACCATCACCGGCGAGCAGAACGTCGCCCTGGAAAACAAGCAGCGGGTGGAATTGCTCAAGGGCCTTTCCGGCCTGCAAAGCGGGGTCAGCGAGCCCGGCGGGTTGATCAACTATGTGACCAAGCGGCCCACGGACATTCGTTCGGTGACCGTTTCCACCGACGACCGCGGCAGCGGCTACCTGGCCACCGATGTCGGCGGCTGGTTCGGCAGCGAACAGCAGTTCGGCCTGCGTGCCAACCTGGCCCATGAAGACCTGCACTCCTACGTCGAGCACACCAATGGCCAGCGCGACTTCGCCTCCCTGGCCCTGGACTGGAACATCAGCCCCGACGCCCTGCTGCAACTGGACATCGAATACCAGAACAAGCAGCAGCGCTCGGCACCGGGCTATCAACTGCTGGGGGGCTCCAGCCTGCCCCACCACGCCTCGCCGAAAAAACTCCTGGGGCACCAGAGCGGGTCAAAGCCGGTGACCAATGAATCGCTGAACATCGGCGGCAACTTCGAGTACCGCTTCAACGATGACTGGAAGGGCAACCTCAGTGCGTCGCGCAGCAAGGTGGTGATCGATGACTACAGTTCGTTTGCCTGGGGCGGCTGTACCACCGGCTGCATCAATGCCAACGGCAACTACTTCAGCCCCGAAGGCAACTACGACATCTACGACTTCCGCAGCCCCGACGACACCCGGCGCAACGATGAAGTGCAGGCTGTGCTCAATGGCCGCTTCGACGCCGCAGGCCTGGGCCATGAGTTGAGCGTGGGGACCAGTGCGTTTCGTCGTGTGGTGAACAAGCGTGAAGCGATCAATGAGTCATTCGGTAGTGGAAACATCAACAACGAACCGGAAGATCATCCTCGCTCCACTGAAGACCTGCGTGACTCCCACAAACGCCTGGACAGCCGCCAATACGGCCTGTTCCTCAGCGACCGCATCAGCTTCAACGAACAGTGGCAGACCGTCCTCGGCGGGCGCGAAGTACGCCTGGACGAAGAGAGCTTCGACAAGGACGGCGTGCGCGATCGCCACACCCAACGCTATGTATTCCTGCCCCAGGCCGCGCTGATCTACAAACCGATCAACAACATTTCGCTGTACACCCAGTACAGCAAGGGCCTGTCCCTCGGTGGCCAGGCCCCCTGGTTCGCCAGCAACAATGGCGAGACCCTCGCCCCCACCGTCTCGCGCCAAATCGAAACCGGGATCAAATATGACTGGCAGCGCATGAGTTTTACCGCCGCCCTGTTCCAGATGCGCCAGGCCTACCAGTACTCGCGCCCCGACGCTGCCGGCGGTTTCACCTACGTCCAGCAGGGCCAGCAAAAGAACACTGGCCTGGAGCTCTCCGCCAACGGCTGGGCCACCCAGCGCCTGCAGATTGCCGCCAGCGTCGCGGCAATTCGCTCCCGGGTGGAGGGCACCGGTACCCCGGCCTACGAGGGGCACCAGACCCTCAACGTCCCGCGCCTGCGAGCCAGCCTGCAGGGCGACTACGCCCTGCCCTGGCTCGACGGCCTGGCCCTGCTGGGCGGCATGCAATACAGCGGCAGCCAATACGCCGACCGCCAGGGCAACGTCGCCACCGGCGCCTACGCCATCTTCAACATCGGCAGCCGCTACAGCACCCGTATCGATGGCTACGACACCGTGTTCCGCCTGACCGTGGACAACCTGTTCGACAAGCGCTACTGGCGCGACACCGGGGAATACATGGGCGACGACTACCTGTTCCAGGGCGCGCCGCTGACGGCTCGGTTGAGTGCTTCGGTGAATTTCTGA